A single region of the Aulosira sp. FACHB-615 genome encodes:
- a CDS encoding LuxR C-terminal-related transcriptional regulator, which yields MSGLRCLTPKEKLVCKLLVEGLSYKEIALRAEMGLRTVNSHTCNIYSKLGINRKSGELLKLLRSDIDAPATNLCQSKEQRLKVYQLKKEGFSVQEIAVKLRITPRKVYSYSCSIKWLIKTRNGGESNAINSK from the coding sequence ATGTCGGGATTACGCTGTCTCACACCAAAAGAAAAACTGGTTTGTAAATTGCTTGTAGAGGGTTTATCATACAAAGAGATCGCTCTTCGTGCAGAGATGGGACTAAGGACTGTAAATTCTCACACTTGCAATATTTACAGCAAACTTGGGATCAATAGAAAGTCAGGAGAGTTGTTAAAATTGCTGCGAAGTGATATTGATGCGCCCGCAACAAATTTGTGTCAAAGCAAAGAACAACGCCTTAAGGTGTACCAGTTAAAGAAAGAAGGCTTTTCGGTGCAAGAAATTGCTGTCAAGCTGAGAATTACTCCAAGAAAAGTGTATAGCTATTCCTGTTCAATAAAGTGGCTCATTAAAACACGGAATGGTGGAGAATCAAATGCGATCAATTCTAAATAG